The Clostridioides sp. ES-S-0010-02 genome window below encodes:
- a CDS encoding glucosaminidase domain-containing protein has translation MARKCIKNLGKNKAVRRLKLVFKKIFITVFIIASIIAVFNITKYFEDLYKVRDIKTTKIEYYMDVADEAGGGKVQLSWKELLAIDMVIYDEDLSNIKKKDTLNVGEKFIVEDKNDKGEKVYKVKKFKKVLNELKFDASQKSRAKKYMKDLEYTYLGNKELKDSDEKIKFIKKLEDSAIREYIDYGILPSITIGQAILESGWGNSKLTKQSNNLFGIKADKAWKGKSVAISTSEHYNEKIVASFRSYGSLEDSVKDHGLFLVNNKRYRKNGLFEAKDYISQAQALEDAGYSTAEDKSGNRIYAELLIEVIRSYNLQLIDNKVETK, from the coding sequence ATGGCTAGAAAATGTATAAAAAATTTAGGCAAAAATAAAGCTGTAAGAAGGTTAAAGCTTGTATTTAAGAAGATATTTATTACTGTGTTTATAATAGCAAGTATAATAGCTGTTTTTAATATAACAAAATATTTTGAAGACTTATATAAGGTAAGAGATATAAAAACTACTAAAATTGAATACTATATGGATGTAGCTGATGAAGCAGGGGGCGGAAAAGTTCAATTAAGCTGGAAGGAGTTACTTGCTATAGATATGGTAATTTATGATGAAGATTTAAGTAATATAAAAAAGAAAGATACATTAAATGTTGGTGAAAAATTTATAGTAGAAGACAAAAATGATAAAGGAGAAAAAGTATACAAGGTAAAAAAGTTTAAGAAAGTATTGAATGAATTGAAATTTGACGCTTCTCAAAAAAGTAGAGCAAAAAAATACATGAAGGATTTAGAATACACATATCTTGGAAATAAGGAACTAAAAGATAGTGATGAAAAAATTAAGTTTATAAAGAAATTAGAAGACTCAGCTATAAGAGAGTATATCGATTATGGTATATTACCATCTATAACAATTGGACAAGCAATATTAGAATCTGGGTGGGGCAATTCTAAACTTACAAAGCAAAGTAATAATTTATTTGGTATAAAGGCAGATAAAGCGTGGAAGGGAAAAAGTGTAGCAATTTCAACTTCTGAACATTATAATGAAAAAATTGTAGCAAGTTTTAGGTCATATGGCTCATTAGAGGACTCTGTAAAAGACCATGGTTTATTTTTAGTAAATAATAAAAGGTATAGAAAAAATGGATTATTTGAAGCAAAAGACTATATTAGTCAGGCACAAGCATTAGAAGATGCTGGATATAGTACAGCTGAAGATAAAAGTGGGAATCGTATATATGCAGAACTACTAATAGAGGTTATTAGAAGCTATAACTTACAATTAATAGATAATAAAGTGGAAACAAAATAA
- the wecB gene encoding UDP-N-acetylglucosamine 2-epimerase (non-hydrolyzing), with the protein MDDIKVMTVFGTRPEAIKVAPLIKELEKREHIKSIVCVTAQHREMLDQVIETFNVNVDYDLDIMKKGQSLNDITCKVLNELPMIIDKEKPDVILVHGDTTTTLATSLTAFYSKVLVGHIEAGLRTYDKYSPFPEELNRQLTGIIADIHFAPTNLAKQNLISEGKSEDNIFVTGNTAIDALKMTIRENYTHPIMDKLGDDRMILLTSHRRENLGEPMRNIFRAVKRIVDEFEDVQVVYPIHLNPEIRSIASEVFGKNTKKIHIIEPLEVVDFHNFLNKSYMIMTDSGGIQEEAPSLGKPVLVLRKKTERIEGIEAKTLKLIGTNEENIYNSVKQLLTNRNNYIQMSKASNPYGDGNASKYIVDIIVKKFN; encoded by the coding sequence ATGGATGACATCAAGGTTATGACTGTATTTGGAACTAGACCTGAAGCTATCAAAGTAGCTCCTTTAATTAAGGAACTTGAAAAAAGAGAGCATATAAAAAGTATTGTGTGTGTGACAGCACAACATAGAGAAATGCTTGACCAGGTTATAGAAACTTTCAATGTAAATGTAGACTATGATTTAGACATAATGAAAAAAGGGCAAAGTTTAAATGATATAACATGTAAAGTTTTAAATGAACTTCCCATGATTATAGATAAAGAAAAGCCAGACGTAATCTTAGTACATGGAGATACAACGACAACTCTAGCTACTAGTTTAACTGCATTTTATAGTAAAGTTCTAGTAGGTCATATAGAAGCAGGACTTAGAACTTATGATAAATATTCTCCATTTCCAGAAGAACTAAATAGACAACTTACAGGAATTATTGCTGATATACACTTTGCTCCTACTAATTTGGCAAAACAAAACCTAATTTCAGAAGGAAAGTCTGAAGACAATATATTTGTAACAGGCAATACTGCAATTGATGCATTAAAGATGACAATAAGAGAAAATTATACTCACCCTATAATGGATAAGCTTGGTGATGACAGAATGATTTTATTGACTTCTCATAGGAGGGAAAACTTAGGAGAACCTATGAGAAATATATTTAGAGCTGTAAAGCGAATAGTAGATGAATTTGAAGATGTACAGGTAGTATATCCTATACATTTAAATCCTGAAATACGTAGTATAGCCAGTGAAGTATTTGGGAAAAACACTAAAAAAATTCACATTATAGAGCCTTTGGAGGTAGTTGATTTTCACAATTTTTTAAACAAATCATATATGATAATGACTGATAGTGGTGGAATACAAGAAGAGGCTCCATCGCTAGGGAAACCAGTACTTGTGTTAAGAAAAAAGACAGAAAGAATAGAAGGTATTGAAGCAAAAACACTTAAATTAATAGGTACAAATGAAGAAAATATATATAATTCTGTAAAACAATTATTAACAAATAGAAATAATTATATTCAAATGAGTAAAGCTTCAAATCCATATGGGGATGGAAATGCAAGCAAGTATATAGTGGATATAATAGTAAAAAAATTTAATTGA
- a CDS encoding hydrolase yields MNKNINKFKFKKNILILGIILTFVFIIYFVNIELKNRSLVDSQYEGKIKSANLSIDYEINQVMKDIDKLGLNTINVPIVITVDDINSDIMSIDTNSKKKAIKLIKKLNKQGISTILEAYPWIKNGELYETDWNPMNKKRFFYNWQNTVLNELIEDVANPLDVKVLNVGSNFVYLEEYQQNWGEIIDFVQSKFDGLVTYRTNWWYTRKGDLNSKLSYEQKLNNNFFDKLDFISIAAYFELSDKSVNTVDELVSALHSSTVNNRGQNIKEELYNLYKVHRKPIFFGELGFSNRENASSQPWNHVPSEIINDEEQARCFEAYRRVFEKEDWINGFSVFCVGKIDEEKNFYPSKESIKIIKSWYK; encoded by the coding sequence TTGAATAAAAATATAAACAAATTTAAATTTAAGAAAAATATTTTAATCTTAGGAATTATTTTAACTTTTGTATTTATAATTTATTTTGTAAATATTGAATTAAAAAATAGAAGTTTAGTAGATAGCCAGTATGAGGGCAAGATTAAATCAGCCAATTTATCTATAGATTATGAAATAAATCAAGTTATGAAGGATATAGATAAGCTAGGATTGAATACAATAAATGTACCTATAGTTATAACTGTAGATGATATTAATTCTGATATCATGTCAATAGATACTAATAGCAAAAAAAAGGCAATCAAACTAATAAAAAAATTAAACAAGCAGGGTATTTCCACAATATTGGAAGCATATCCATGGATAAAAAATGGAGAGTTGTATGAGACAGATTGGAATCCTATGAATAAAAAAAGATTTTTTTATAACTGGCAAAATACTGTATTAAATGAACTTATAGAAGATGTAGCAAATCCATTGGATGTAAAGGTTTTAAATGTAGGCTCTAATTTTGTATACCTAGAAGAATATCAACAAAATTGGGGTGAAATAATAGATTTTGTACAATCAAAATTTGATGGTCTTGTAACATATAGAACTAATTGGTGGTATACAAGAAAAGGTGATTTAAATAGTAAATTATCTTATGAACAAAAACTAAATAATAATTTTTTTGATAAGTTAGACTTTATATCCATAGCAGCGTATTTTGAGTTAAGTGATAAATCTGTCAATACAGTTGATGAATTGGTTTCTGCTTTACATTCATCTACTGTGAATAATAGAGGACAAAATATAAAAGAAGAACTATATAATCTTTATAAGGTTCATCGTAAACCGATATTTTTTGGAGAATTAGGCTTTTCAAATAGAGAAAATGCAAGTTCTCAACCATGGAATCATGTTCCTTCAGAAATTATAAATGATGAAGAACAAGCGAGATGCTTTGAAGCATATAGGAGAGTTTTTGAAAAAGAGGATTGGATAAATGGTTTTTCTGTGTTTTGTGTAGGTAAAATTGATGAAGAAAAAAACTTTTATCCATCAAAAGAGAGTATAAAGATTATTAAATCTTGGTATAAATAA
- a CDS encoding cellulose biosynthesis cyclic di-GMP-binding regulatory protein BcsB, giving the protein MKKFVVLIVSLVLFFSNIAFVDEVKADETKVKNYKFERDVTIDGVIGSNSTFFEVNKNWDVEEVLFNLNFSKSQILNGDVSSLTILINNVPIKSIKLNAKKDYKDTLKVSIPKDYIIQGYNEIKVKAYKTISDKICQDDSNTGNWMVIHKESYTSIRYKQKKLGNSINEYPYPYIEIEENFKLDTTLVVPDNMSRGESTAVFNLASEFGKITQNDKLQFDVKLYSEMKNWSDDNIIYIGKPENTAEEILNILSAKEQTLLSSNCIIKQINSPYNNNKKMLVVIGSNEEDLIKASKVLIDNRLSNQILSSSILVNKDTNIKIDGEQELNLGHMTLEELGYADILLEGAFSQQALFDVRIPKGRKLNNGSKIVLNLRYSDNLDFDKSLVTVYINDVVVGSKKLDRAYSDNDKLELKIPKDIDNKNYYQVKLVFNLNIKNLNCVTRESNNPWAYVSNSSYLELSTKENQSLNFESYPYPFVKNDKFNDLTVIMPDYSGSQAMTWMSRLGVNLGANISSHEGNINVIRGKEFINKYKDTNIIVFGVPLNNSVIKMINSNLNVKFNKNYSNFLSNDKISFIDDYGKNISSIQLIKSSYNNQRNIMVISSIDEKNLYLGMDYLLNKSQGNDLKGDTLTIDEYGEVKDLNYNTKINKEIKDSSRELNISKTAKVFFVVSFIVITVAIILSILFIKKYKRR; this is encoded by the coding sequence ATGAAAAAATTTGTTGTATTAATTGTATCTTTAGTATTGTTTTTTTCAAATATCGCATTTGTAGATGAAGTAAAAGCTGATGAAACCAAAGTCAAAAATTATAAGTTTGAAAGAGATGTAACTATTGATGGAGTTATAGGTAGCAATAGTACTTTTTTTGAAGTAAACAAAAATTGGGATGTTGAGGAAGTATTATTTAATCTTAATTTTAGTAAGAGTCAAATATTAAATGGAGATGTTTCAAGTTTAACTATCTTAATAAATAATGTACCAATAAAATCGATTAAACTAAATGCCAAAAAAGATTATAAAGATACATTAAAAGTATCAATACCTAAAGATTATATAATACAAGGATATAATGAAATAAAAGTAAAAGCATATAAAACAATATCTGACAAAATATGTCAGGATGATTCTAACACTGGGAACTGGATGGTTATTCATAAGGAATCTTATACATCAATTAGATATAAGCAGAAAAAATTGGGCAATTCAATAAATGAGTATCCATATCCATATATAGAAATTGAAGAAAATTTTAAATTAGATACAACTTTAGTAGTTCCAGATAATATGAGTAGAGGTGAATCTACAGCTGTGTTTAATTTAGCATCAGAATTTGGAAAAATAACACAGAACGATAAGTTACAGTTTGACGTTAAATTATATTCAGAAATGAAGAACTGGTCAGATGATAACATTATATACATTGGTAAACCTGAAAATACAGCAGAAGAAATTTTGAATATTCTAAGTGCAAAGGAACAAACTTTATTATCTTCAAATTGTATAATTAAGCAGATAAATTCTCCGTATAACAATAATAAGAAGATGCTGGTGGTAATAGGTAGTAATGAAGAAGATTTAATAAAAGCATCTAAAGTATTGATAGACAATAGACTTTCTAATCAAATTCTATCATCATCAATACTTGTAAATAAAGATACTAATATAAAGATTGATGGTGAACAAGAATTAAATTTAGGACATATGACTTTAGAAGAATTAGGATATGCAGATATTTTATTGGAAGGTGCATTTAGTCAACAAGCTTTATTTGATGTTAGAATACCAAAAGGTAGAAAGTTAAATAATGGTTCAAAGATTGTTTTAAATTTAAGATATTCTGATAATTTGGATTTTGACAAGTCATTAGTTACAGTATATATAAATGATGTTGTTGTAGGAAGTAAAAAATTAGATAGAGCATATTCAGACAATGACAAGCTAGAATTAAAAATACCTAAAGATATAGATAATAAAAACTACTATCAAGTTAAGTTGGTGTTTAATTTAAATATAAAAAATTTAAATTGTGTTACAAGAGAAAGTAATAATCCTTGGGCATACGTGTCAAATAGTTCTTACTTGGAATTATCGACAAAAGAAAATCAGTCACTGAATTTTGAAAGTTATCCATATCCATTTGTTAAGAATGATAAGTTTAATGATTTAACTGTAATAATGCCAGATTATTCTGGGTCTCAAGCAATGACATGGATGTCCAGACTAGGTGTTAATTTAGGTGCAAATATTAGTTCGCATGAAGGAAATATAAATGTAATTAGAGGAAAAGAGTTTATCAATAAATATAAAGATACGAATATTATAGTTTTTGGAGTACCACTTAACAACTCTGTTATAAAGATGATAAATAGCAACTTAAATGTAAAGTTCAATAAAAACTATTCTAACTTTTTATCAAATGATAAGATAAGCTTTATTGACGATTATGGTAAAAACATTTCATCAATACAATTGATAAAATCATCTTACAATAATCAAAGAAATATTATGGTAATCAGCTCAATAGATGAAAAAAATTTATATTTAGGAATGGATTATTTATTAAATAAAAGTCAAGGCAATGATTTAAAAGGAGATACACTAACAATTGATGAATATGGAGAAGTAAAAGATTTAAATTACAATACAAAAATAAATAAAGAAATAAAAGATTCAAGTAGAGAATTGAATATAAGTAAAACAGCTAAAGTTTTTTTTGTTGTTTCTTTTATTGTTATAACTGTAGCTATAATTCTATCAATATTATTTATCAAGAAATATAAAAGAAGATAA
- a CDS encoding glycosyltransferase family 2 protein — protein MRGLNVSEYLFIFSLFSIWSLLLINIVLAMGGYLFYFKNFDKKIKKIDRYPVVSILVPAHNEAKVIGRTVESLLLLNYPKDKMELIVINDNSSDNSREILESIKSKYKNYNFTIINTDSMTGGKGKSNALNIGYKISKGEFIAVYDADNTPDRDALRYLIQTIVLDDELGAVIGKFRTRNKSKNLLTKFINIETLSFQWMSQAGRWQLFNLCTIPGTNFILRKSIIEEIGGWDSKAIAEDTEISFRIYKLGYKIKLVPQSITWEQEPETIKVWIKQRTRWAKGNIYVLMKYIKNIFKQGKNKIVFDIAYFFSVYFLFLTSVIISDILFVLSVFKLIEISIPINFIIIWILSYILFIIEVSISLTIEKGEATIENIFIVALMYFTYSQLWLFVAIKGMVEYLKDIIFKREVKWYKTERF, from the coding sequence ATGAGAGGATTAAATGTATCAGAGTATCTATTTATATTTAGTTTATTTAGTATATGGTCTTTACTACTTATAAATATAGTTTTAGCTATGGGGGGATATCTATTTTATTTTAAGAACTTTGATAAAAAAATAAAAAAAATTGATAGATATCCAGTGGTATCAATACTTGTTCCTGCTCATAATGAAGCAAAGGTGATAGGTAGGACTGTGGAATCTTTATTACTACTTAATTATCCTAAAGATAAAATGGAACTTATTGTGATAAATGACAACTCTTCTGATAATAGTAGAGAAATTTTAGAAAGCATAAAGAGTAAATACAAAAACTATAATTTTACTATTATAAATACAGATAGCATGACTGGAGGTAAGGGAAAATCAAATGCATTAAATATTGGATATAAAATTTCAAAAGGAGAGTTTATAGCAGTATATGATGCAGATAATACCCCAGATAGAGATGCACTTAGGTATTTAATACAAACAATAGTTCTAGATGATGAATTAGGTGCTGTTATTGGAAAGTTTAGAACTAGAAATAAAAGTAAAAATCTATTGACGAAATTTATAAATATTGAAACCTTAAGCTTTCAATGGATGTCTCAAGCTGGTAGATGGCAATTATTTAATTTATGTACAATACCAGGAACTAACTTTATATTGAGAAAAAGTATTATAGAAGAAATTGGGGGATGGGATAGCAAAGCAATTGCAGAAGATACAGAAATTAGCTTTAGAATATATAAGTTAGGATATAAAATAAAGCTTGTGCCACAGTCGATAACATGGGAACAAGAACCAGAAACTATTAAAGTTTGGATAAAGCAAAGGACCAGATGGGCAAAAGGGAATATATACGTTTTAATGAAATATATAAAAAATATATTTAAACAAGGTAAAAATAAAATTGTATTTGATATAGCCTACTTTTTTTCTGTATATTTTCTATTTTTAACATCTGTTATTATCTCAGATATTTTATTTGTTTTAAGTGTATTTAAATTAATAGAGATTTCTATTCCAATCAACTTTATTATAATATGGATACTATCATACATTTTATTTATCATAGAAGTGAGTATAAGCTTAACTATAGAAAAAGGTGAGGCTACAATTGAGAATATATTTATAGTAGCACTTATGTATTTTACATATTCTCAACTATGGCTATTTGTTGCTATAAAAGGAATGGTAGAGTATTTAAAAGATATAATTTTCAAAAGAGAAGTTAAATGGTATAAAACGGAAAGATTTTAA
- a CDS encoding polysaccharide deacetylase family protein, translating into MMFKTYNKNLSKVLIVLLIVLIMSNFNICSYAVETYSNTNKVLVIYDSKKETSYNRDILKIVRTLLGRFSSNIELLKLSNYDNEINETYYSHIFIIGINENSYSNDEKTNTLINSLDSYKGVICWLGHGIENLLEYKKYNLEYVKKTNNINSVTYKGKEYNLEEHYLFNIVKSTDKNNKIIGTISDTVNEYPYIVNDKNLFYVSKLDLDGVLFYIFCDSLNDVFNVKTFNKGRIFVRIEDVHAFREPKELIKIADYLSNKNIPFTIALIPAYVNPKNHKITTLSESPEIVKAVKYMQDKGGTVILHGYTHKYKNEEVSGEGYEFWDGEKDEPLKENMTIFVKDRVLKGLRICIENGIYPLAFEAPHYAIESEGYKELKKYFSTYVGQHQNNDKKFSTNTYPYVIRDTEEFNIFIPENLGYIDPEDKLTFQNIKENLDTLSIVRGFSGGFFFHSYLDIKYLKDTIEYLEKQNIEFLDLRDFDNWVKVDEIQIRNNGNEIKVNYDRNLEKNKEDETRFKSISKISKILISIVSISVLVFVIIFIYFKKIDKKKFLK; encoded by the coding sequence ATGATGTTTAAAACTTACAATAAAAATTTATCTAAAGTGTTAATTGTGCTTTTAATAGTATTGATAATGTCAAATTTTAATATATGCTCATATGCGGTAGAGACTTATTCTAATACAAATAAGGTATTGGTTATTTATGATTCTAAGAAAGAAACATCTTACAATCGAGATATCTTGAAAATTGTGAGGACTCTATTAGGTAGATTTAGCTCAAATATAGAGTTATTAAAATTAAGCAACTATGATAATGAGATAAATGAAACTTATTATAGTCATATATTTATTATAGGAATAAATGAAAATTCATATAGTAATGATGAAAAAACTAACACCTTAATTAATTCATTAGATTCCTATAAAGGAGTCATCTGCTGGTTAGGGCATGGTATAGAAAATCTGTTGGAATATAAGAAATATAACTTAGAATATGTAAAAAAAACAAATAATATAAACAGTGTAACCTATAAAGGTAAAGAGTATAACTTGGAGGAACACTATTTATTTAATATTGTAAAATCAACAGATAAAAACAATAAAATTATAGGAACTATTAGTGATACAGTAAATGAATATCCGTATATTGTAAATGATAAAAATCTTTTCTATGTGTCAAAGTTGGATTTAGATGGTGTTTTATTTTATATATTTTGTGATTCACTAAATGATGTGTTTAATGTTAAAACTTTCAATAAAGGTCGTATATTCGTAAGAATAGAAGATGTACATGCATTTAGAGAACCAAAAGAATTAATAAAAATAGCTGATTATTTAAGCAATAAGAATATACCATTTACAATTGCTTTGATACCAGCTTATGTAAATCCTAAAAATCATAAGATAACGACTTTATCAGAAAGCCCTGAGATTGTTAAAGCAGTAAAATATATGCAAGATAAGGGTGGTACAGTGATATTACATGGATACACACATAAATATAAAAATGAAGAAGTTTCTGGAGAAGGATATGAATTTTGGGATGGGGAAAAAGATGAGCCATTAAAAGAAAATATGACAATTTTTGTGAAAGATAGGGTTTTAAAAGGGCTTAGAATATGTATAGAAAATGGAATTTATCCTCTTGCATTTGAAGCTCCTCATTATGCAATAGAATCTGAAGGATATAAAGAATTAAAAAAATATTTTTCTACTTATGTAGGGCAACATCAAAATAATGATAAAAAATTTAGCACAAATACGTATCCATATGTAATTAGGGATACAGAAGAATTTAACATATTCATTCCTGAAAATTTGGGATATATAGACCCAGAAGATAAACTTACTTTTCAAAACATAAAAGAAAATTTAGATACACTATCTATTGTCAGAGGTTTTAGTGGTGGTTTTTTCTTTCATTCGTATTTAGATATAAAATATTTGAAAGATACAATAGAATACCTAGAAAAACAAAATATAGAGTTTTTGGATTTAAGAGATTTTGATAATTGGGTAAAGGTTGATGAGATACAAATAAGAAATAATGGTAATGAAATTAAAGTCAACTATGATAGAAATTTAGAAAAAAATAAAGAAGATGAAACTAGGTTTAAATCTATATCTAAAATCAGCAAAATTTTAATATCAATAGTATCTATAAGTGTTTTAGTTTTTGTAATTATATTTATATATTTTAAAAAAATAGATAAAAAGAAATTTTTAAAATAA
- a CDS encoding GGDEF domain-containing protein: MNGTNKKIDLLMLSLFVFIFLIVGIVILSIRTENKLNVFIMLSVIFFIIMLTYLSNSVVGLITSSITIFIYTSYILYNNITHNIDVEFISYIWIIAIPISSIIMGNINKNINELQLTNIKLTEQYKELVTIDNETGLRNLKIFYNDVNMEISKSVRYTTTFSLMIVKLPYYENLQTIFGESKTNKIVKYISSNIVECTRNEDIIYSLQKDMIGILMPNTALEGSKVVRDRIKKRIKELNLDLNNKGRYVNIDVKIAILEYKDTFGDSINFKNMVEEELQYDV; encoded by the coding sequence ATGAATGGGACAAATAAAAAGATAGATTTATTAATGTTAAGTTTGTTTGTTTTTATATTTTTAATTGTTGGGATAGTAATACTATCTATCAGAACAGAAAATAAACTGAATGTATTTATAATGTTATCAGTTATTTTTTTTATAATAATGTTAACTTATTTATCAAACTCAGTAGTTGGTTTAATAACAAGTTCAATAACTATATTTATATATACATCCTATATTTTATATAACAATATTACTCACAATATAGATGTTGAGTTTATATCATATATATGGATAATAGCAATACCAATATCTTCAATTATAATGGGGAACATAAATAAAAACATAAATGAATTACAACTTACAAATATAAAATTAACTGAACAATATAAGGAACTAGTAACTATAGATAATGAAACTGGGCTTAGAAACTTAAAAATTTTTTATAATGATGTAAATATGGAAATAAGTAAGTCAGTCAGATATACTACTACTTTTTCTCTTATGATAGTAAAATTACCATATTATGAAAACCTACAGACTATATTTGGTGAAAGTAAAACTAACAAAATAGTAAAATATATTAGTTCAAATATTGTGGAATGTACAAGAAATGAAGATATAATATACAGTTTACAAAAAGATATGATAGGAATACTGATGCCAAACACAGCATTAGAAGGCTCAAAAGTTGTTAGAGATAGAATAAAGAAGAGGATAAAAGAGTTAAACTTAGATTTAAATAATAAAGGAAGATATGTAAATATAGATGTGAAAATTGCAATTTTAGAGTATAAAGATACTTTTGGAGACAGTATAAATTTTAAGAATATGGTTGAAGAGGAATTGCAGTATGATGTTTAA
- a CDS encoding spermidine/putrescine ABC transporter substrate-binding protein, producing the protein MIKFKKIISLITVGMITATLFTGCNKSTDSTKVLNVYNVGDYIDESLIDKFEKETGIEVQYSTYDTNEMMYQKVKSGSTHYDLVFPSDYMVEKMKNEGLLEKIDFKNIPNMKYLDKSFLNPVYDETNEYSVAYMWGTLGILYNKKEVKEPIDSWNILWNPKYKGNMMMFDSVRDTIGITLKKLGYSMNSVNPKEINEAKNLLIKQKDLVLAYVNDEGKDRLLGGEVAMGMLYSGDAVTLMDQNPDLDYAIPKEGTNKWVDAMCVPTTAQNKKEAELFINFLLDPENAKVNAEYIGYSTPNTGALKLLDPEITSNPVAYPSKDVLAKCETFEDIGENIKLYDKAWIELKSK; encoded by the coding sequence ATGATTAAGTTTAAGAAAATAATATCCCTTATAACTGTAGGTATGATTACAGCAACTTTATTTACAGGATGTAATAAATCAACAGATTCTACAAAGGTTCTAAATGTATATAATGTTGGTGATTATATAGATGAATCTCTTATAGATAAGTTTGAAAAAGAAACAGGAATAGAAGTTCAGTATTCAACTTATGATACTAATGAAATGATGTATCAAAAGGTTAAGAGTGGTAGCACTCATTATGATTTAGTTTTTCCATCAGATTATATGGTGGAAAAAATGAAAAATGAAGGTCTTTTGGAAAAAATAGATTTTAAAAACATACCTAATATGAAGTATTTAGATAAGAGTTTTTTAAATCCTGTATATGATGAAACTAATGAATATAGTGTTGCATATATGTGGGGTACTCTTGGAATCTTATATAATAAAAAAGAAGTTAAAGAGCCTATAGATAGTTGGAATATACTTTGGAATCCAAAATATAAAGGAAACATGATGATGTTTGACTCTGTTAGAGATACTATAGGGATAACCCTTAAAAAATTAGGATACAGTATGAATAGTGTAAATCCAAAAGAAATAAATGAAGCAAAAAATCTTTTAATAAAGCAAAAGGATTTGGTCTTAGCATATGTAAACGACGAAGGAAAAGATAGATTATTAGGTGGAGAAGTTGCAATGGGGATGTTGTATTCTGGAGATGCAGTTACATTGATGGATCAAAATCCTGACCTTGATTATGCTATACCTAAAGAAGGTACAAACAAGTGGGTGGATGCTATGTGTGTACCTACAACAGCACAAAATAAAAAAGAAGCTGAGTTATTTATAAACTTCTTGCTAGACCCAGAAAATGCAAAAGTAAATGCTGAGTATATTGGATATTCAACACCTAATACAGGAGCACTAAAGTTATTGGACCCAGAAATAACTAGCAATCCTGTTGCATATCCATCTAAGGATGTACTTGCTAAATGTGAAACTTTTGAAGATATTGGTGAAAACATCAAGTTATACGATAAGGCTTGGATAGAGTTAAAATCAAAATAG
- a CDS encoding ABC transporter permease: MARWNGFTWKWYGQLLQNESIMSALYYTVVIAILASVISTIVGTISAIGIHKMRGKSKKLILNVNYLPILNTEIVTAVALMSLFVFVKMEFGFTTMLLAHIMFCLPYVILSVLPKMKQLPDNIEDAAMDLGATPMYALRKVILPQIKPGIVSGFLIAFTMSIDDFIISFFNAGNGVSNLSIEIYGMARRGIKPEINALSTIMFAVVLGLLLLANKKESIVRGTK, encoded by the coding sequence ATGGCAAGATGGAATGGATTTACGTGGAAATGGTATGGTCAATTACTTCAAAATGAAAGTATAATGAGTGCTTTATATTACACTGTTGTTATAGCTATATTAGCATCTGTAATATCAACAATAGTAGGAACTATAAGTGCTATAGGGATACATAAGATGAGAGGGAAGAGTAAAAAATTAATACTGAATGTAAACTACCTTCCTATTTTAAATACAGAAATAGTTACAGCAGTAGCCCTTATGAGTCTATTTGTATTTGTAAAAATGGAATTTGGTTTTACAACAATGTTATTAGCACATATAATGTTTTGTTTGCCATATGTTATACTTTCAGTTTTACCAAAAATGAAGCAATTACCTGATAATATAGAAGATGCAGCTATGGACTTAGGAGCAACACCTATGTATGCTCTTAGAAAAGTAATTTTACCACAAATAAAACCAGGTATAGTTTCTGGATTTTTGATTGCATTTACTATGTCAATAGATGACTTTATAATAAGTTTCTTTAATGCTGGAAATGGTGTAAGTAATCTTTCTATAGAAATCTATGGAATGGCTCGAAGAGGTATAAAGCCTGAAATAAATGCATTATCAACGATAATGTTTGCGGTGGTTTTAGGATTACTTCTATTGGCTAATAAAAAAGAATCTATAGTAAGGGGGACTAAATAA